One window of the Bdellovibrionales bacterium genome contains the following:
- a CDS encoding HNH endonuclease gives MILWFQQKVEILETHGHKIRSVSSEVQAPAVLKMKKYVKPRVHRGVRLCRENIFLRDGHSCQYCSKKLALRDLTLDHVFPLSRGGGTSWENLVSACHPCNRKKGNRTPDEARMPLLSRPERMKWSPAMDVQVKPSENVEPVWMPYLRLMLATGS, from the coding sequence ATGATCTTGTGGTTCCAACAAAAAGTAGAAATCCTCGAAACTCATGGTCATAAGATACGTTCTGTGAGTTCTGAAGTTCAAGCTCCCGCTGTCTTGAAGATGAAGAAGTATGTGAAACCGCGGGTTCATCGCGGAGTTCGTCTCTGCCGCGAGAACATCTTCCTTCGCGACGGGCACTCCTGTCAGTATTGCTCTAAAAAATTAGCCTTAAGAGATCTCACTTTGGATCACGTTTTCCCTTTATCTCGCGGAGGCGGAACGAGCTGGGAGAATCTGGTCTCCGCGTGCCATCCTTGCAATCGTAAAAAGGGCAACCGTACTCCGGATGAAGCTCGAATGCCTTTGCTCAGTCGACCCGAGAGAATGAAGTGGTCGCCCGCGATGGATGTTCAAGTCAAACCTTCGGAGAACGTTGAGCCGGTGTGGATGCCTTACTTGCGGTTGATGTTAGCCACCGGCAGTTAG
- the uvrB gene encoding excinuclease ABC subunit UvrB codes for MAKKLFKLKSDYKPAGDQPRAIEQLVANAKKGQEHQVLLGVTGSGKTFTMAHVINELNAPALVLAHNKTLAAQLYAEFKELFPENAVEYFVSYYDYYQPEAYLPSSDTFIEKDSAINEQIDRMRHSATRSLFDRRDVIIVSSVSCIYGLGSPEAYEGMMIHLVANEKMKRDHLLKELVRIQYPRNDIDFHRGTFRVRGDTVDIFPAYEEDKVVRVEFFGDFIDKLTWLDPLTGEIFDELDKIAIYPASHHVNTEERKKIAVASIQEELRQTLAMMSENMKLLEAKRLEQRTYYDIEMIEEIGYCQGIENYSRHMTGRAPGEPPPTLLEYFPQDFITFIDESHVTIPQIGGMYRGDRSRKSTLVEHGFRLPSALDNRPLNFQEFEKMVNKVVYVSATPGSYELEKSGGLIIEQIIRPTGLVDPMVEIRPVKQQVQDLVKEIQIRIPKKERVLVTTLTKKSAEDLTDYLDGIGIKVKYLHSDIKTVERMDIIRDLRLGVFDVLIGINLLREGLDIPEVSLVAITDADKEGFLRSERSLIQTIGRAARNSEGRVILYADTMTESIQKALSETDRRRTIQQAYNKKHGITPTTIKKSIPRGLMDVYEKVGGQKSATQISEKLMKHPDKIYQEIDKLRKKMKTASADLNFEEAAKYRDEIRRLQLVQLELFDTPEGASSLE; via the coding sequence ATGGCTAAAAAACTCTTTAAGCTCAAATCTGACTACAAACCTGCGGGCGATCAGCCTCGTGCGATTGAGCAGTTAGTTGCCAACGCGAAGAAGGGTCAAGAGCATCAAGTCCTATTGGGAGTGACGGGAAGTGGTAAGACCTTCACCATGGCTCACGTGATTAATGAGTTGAATGCACCGGCTCTGGTGCTCGCGCACAACAAGACACTGGCGGCTCAGCTCTACGCCGAATTTAAAGAGCTGTTTCCTGAAAACGCCGTCGAGTATTTTGTCAGCTACTACGATTACTACCAACCCGAGGCGTATTTACCTTCCTCAGATACCTTTATCGAAAAAGATTCTGCGATCAACGAGCAGATCGATCGGATGCGGCACTCGGCGACGCGTTCGCTGTTTGATCGCCGTGATGTGATCATCGTGAGCAGTGTCTCTTGTATTTATGGCTTGGGAAGCCCCGAGGCCTACGAAGGTATGATGATCCATCTTGTGGCTAACGAAAAGATGAAGCGCGACCATTTGTTAAAAGAGCTCGTGCGCATCCAATACCCTCGCAATGATATCGATTTCCATCGAGGAACTTTTCGCGTGCGCGGGGATACGGTCGATATTTTCCCGGCGTACGAAGAAGATAAAGTCGTGCGCGTGGAGTTTTTTGGGGACTTTATCGATAAGTTAACTTGGCTAGATCCTCTCACCGGAGAGATCTTCGACGAGCTTGATAAAATTGCTATTTATCCCGCAAGTCACCACGTGAATACGGAAGAGCGCAAAAAGATTGCGGTGGCGAGTATTCAAGAGGAGTTGCGACAGACCCTGGCGATGATGAGCGAAAACATGAAGCTCCTCGAAGCCAAACGTTTAGAGCAGCGCACGTACTATGATATCGAAATGATCGAAGAGATCGGGTATTGCCAAGGGATCGAGAACTACTCTCGCCATATGACCGGGCGAGCCCCAGGTGAACCTCCTCCGACGTTGCTTGAATATTTTCCTCAGGATTTTATTACTTTTATCGATGAGTCTCATGTCACTATTCCGCAGATCGGTGGGATGTATCGGGGAGATCGTTCGCGCAAATCCACGCTGGTGGAGCATGGGTTCCGTCTACCTTCGGCTTTGGACAATCGGCCTCTGAATTTTCAAGAGTTCGAAAAGATGGTGAATAAGGTGGTCTATGTTTCGGCCACTCCTGGCTCCTATGAACTCGAAAAAAGTGGCGGCTTGATCATTGAACAGATCATTCGTCCCACAGGGCTTGTGGACCCCATGGTGGAGATTCGCCCGGTGAAGCAGCAGGTGCAAGATCTTGTGAAAGAGATCCAGATCCGTATTCCTAAGAAAGAGCGGGTTCTGGTAACCACTCTCACCAAGAAGAGCGCCGAGGATCTTACGGATTACCTCGATGGCATCGGCATCAAAGTTAAATATCTCCATAGTGACATCAAAACAGTGGAACGTATGGATATCATCCGAGATCTGCGTTTGGGTGTTTTTGATGTTTTGATCGGAATCAACCTACTTCGAGAAGGCTTAGATATTCCCGAAGTGTCCTTGGTGGCGATCACCGATGCGGATAAAGAGGGCTTTTTAAGATCCGAACGCTCACTCATTCAAACCATCGGTCGGGCGGCGCGAAACTCCGAAGGGCGTGTGATTCTCTACGCTGATACCATGACTGAGAGTATTCAAAAGGCCCTCAGCGAGACGGATCGACGTCGCACCATTCAACAGGCCTACAATAAAAAACACGGAATCACTCCGACCACGATCAAAAAATCTATTCCTCGAGGGCTGATGGATGTTTACGAAAAAGTGGGAGGCCAAAAGAGTGCCACGCAGATTTCAGAAAAGCTCATGAAGCATCCGGATAAGATTTATCAAGAGATCGATAAGCTTCGCAAAAAGATGAAGACGGCCTCCGCGGACTTGAACTTTGAAGAGGCGGCGAAGTATCGCGATGAAATTCGTCGACTCCAGCTGGTGCAGTTGGAACTTTTCGACACCCCCGAGGGGGCCTCGAGTCTCGAGTGA